A segment of the Aureliella helgolandensis genome:
CATTTGCCATACACTGCTCCAAGTGCAGCAGCAATTCGGAGTCGTCTCCAATGGACGCGATGCAGTCGATCGCCTAGCACAGCGTACCCCCTTACTCAAATCCCAGTCCCAGGAGTTCGAAAGTATTGCTGCTGCCCGCAGCAGTGTGGTGATGCGACGCAAGAGCGAGAGGCTGCGTCCAGTAGTCCTGCCCGCCGCTCGTGGGCCAGAGCACTTTACGCAATGCCACCAAACACTCGCTCGGCTTGAGCGGACCGACGGACTGCCCCTGGAAGATTTGCTGATCGAAACCCAGAGTCGTCTGGCGCGTGACGCAACCGTGTTTGTCATACTGCAGGAAGTTACCGAAACGGCTGCCCTCGCTTTAGGATTGCTCGTTCGGCAGGGCTATTCCGTGGCAGCCATCGTGAACAACTACGAGAATGATGCTTTTGAAATTGCCTTATCGCGATTGCTCGCCCAACGCATTGCGGTCTACCATTTACTCAACGAAGAATCCATTCCATCGATTTGCAAAGATTTGGTGTTGCGGTACTAGCAGATGACAACAAGTCGCAAAACAATAGAAAAACAGCACCCCACTGCGATTGACGCCTGCGTCGTAGCCTTGGCTCCCGCGTTGATTATTGGCATGATTGCCTGCCTCGCATTCTTCCTGGTCATCGCCTTCTATCGAGGTGCTTACGATATCCGGCTGATGTACCTTCTGGGGTTGTTCACGGTGGCGACGGTGTTGATCGCCCGCATCGCGATCGAAAGTGGTCGGCGATATGCCTTTCTGTTTAGTGCTCCACTCGCCCTGGTTGCCAGCTTGGCCATCTTTCGCTTTGTGCACGTGAGCGGCCCATTGGCTCCCATCGGATGGCTACTCAACCTCGGCTTGCTGGCCCTGGTGTGGTACTTGGCCGACCGCATCACCTTCGACTGCACTCTGGTCGATGATCGCGACGCAAGTCAGCAAGAAGGTCTGCTACAGTCGCTGGGAATGCTCCGCAAAGATCCGGCTCAGCGTACGACCAGCGTGAATCTCCCTGCCCCTAGCAACGCCCTATCCACCGCTACGGCCAGCAAGTCCAAATCGAAGCGCCGCAAGCACAATCCGGGAGTCTGGGTGCTCTATTTCGCATTGCTCGCCTTTCCCTTATTTGGCATTGGCCAGCTAGCCATCCCCGAAGCGGGGCCGCGACAGGCCGCTTTCTATTTCCTGGTGGGCTACTTGGGCTGTGCACTATGCCTGTTGGTCACCACTTCGTTTCTGGGTATGCGACGATATCTTCGGCAAAAGGGAGTGGAAATGCCCGCCGCAATGAACGCCAATTGGTTGGGTGCGGGCTTCCTGGGGATTGCGACGATTCTGGCAGTCGCCTCGCTTTTACCACTGCCGGGCTACTCGTTAGGCCTGGTCGGATGGCCGCTGCACTTCACGTCGGCAGAGAACCTGCAAACCAATCGCTGGGGATGGGGAAAAGAGGGACAGACTAAGGATTCGCAAACCGAACAGAATGCCCAAACAACCGGGCAAGATGGACCACCCACCGGCTCTGCGGATCCCGAGGGGAAAGGAAATCCGGAGGCTAGCGACCAAGCCAGTCAAGATTCCCCCAAGCAAGCGGGGGAGTCCAGTGACCAATCCTCATCCCCCTCAGAGCCCAGCTCAAGCTCAAGCTCCTCCGACTCTCCACCGCCGTCCGCCTCCGACACGCAACCGTCAGCGGCTGAGAAGTCTTCCAACACTCAAAATCCTCGCGAACAATCCTCATCACCGGACAAATCTCCCACCCAGGCAACAAACGACGGCGATGCGCCGTCGGACGACCGGGCTGCCCGTGACTCCAACTCTCCAGCGGAACCGCAAGACTCCGCCTCTCAAGAAACTCCCAACTCTCCCCAGACCGATGCACCGCAAGAGACCTCTCGGACTCCCGATCAACACACCGGTTCTTCTTCACCCCTGTCGTGGCCCGACTGGATGGGCCTCGATCCAAATCTTTTCAAATGGATTGCGATCGCCATACTTGCGGCGCTCATCCTACTCTATCTGATTACGCATCCAGGAGAATTGCGTAAGCTTTGGCAAGAAATACTAAGACTCTGGGGCAGTCTATTCGGAAGGGGCGACCGAGCCTTCCCTGCCGACGAAGATCCTCAAGTCGAAAAAAACTTCAAGCCCCGCACTCCACCGCGTCCGTTTGCAACCTACGTTGATCCCTTTTCGACTTCAAGTCAAAGGCTGTCGCCTGCACAGATCGTCACGCATTCGTTCGCAGCCTTGGAAGCTTGGGGAGCCGAGCATGGCATGCGGCGTCAAGAGGAACAAACGGCTGCCGAGTTCGCCCGTATTCTGAGTCGTCGAGCAGCCAGCCTAGGAGACTCCCCCGTCCAAGCCGCTCAATTTCTAGACCGTCTGATGTTCGCCGATTGGCAACCCCAAATCGGTGAAGTTCAGCCGTTGAAAGACTTGTGGGTAAAGCTTAGGAAAGGCATGCCGCCGCCACAGGAATGACTGTAAGTCGGAATCACGGTGCTCTCTAGCGTGGCACTGGCTCGCCAGTGTTTTCAATACTTAACAGCTTGACCGTGCATGCTAAGCGAACATCAACGTAACCGTTCACGGTTGTCTGCAACTTAAGCTCAAACCTGAAGCAACGGATGAAGCTGTAAGTGGACAAGGAAGGTCGTGAACGGTTACTTTTTCTTTTCGCGTATTTGGCGTCTTTCGCGGTTATCTATCCTGGGACTGGGAAGGTTCAGAGGGGGGGCGAGTGATATTGTCTGTGCAAGTTTCGATTTGCTTGAGCTTGCTTGTGGGAGTGTTGGTCAGGCGTGGTGTGTCCGGCTGGCCAGCTGGAGAGCAGATTGACAACCGCGAATTAAACGAAAGAAGCGAATGGAGGAGGCTGGAAGTGAGGCCAGAGTTTGGTCTCGCGTCTTACCTTGTAACCGTTCACGGTTGTCTGCAACTTAAGATCGAACCTGAAGCAACGGTTGAAGCTGCCTGGTGGATGAGGAAGGTCGCGAACGACCGACTAAATGCTTCGCGGCGGTGAGCTTGCTTAGTATTACTCCGCGCTGTTGAGCTTGGCTCGGGGCGAGTCGGGTGCAGCAGAGAATGTATTTGGCAGCAAGATGTTGGCAGGAAGATAGCCAGAGCAATTCATCTTCCTGCCCCCATCTTCCTGTCAAAACGTCCGCCTGGATGCTTTGAAACCGTTCGCCGTTGTTGTCAACGACTTAAACTCCAACCTGAAGCAACGGTTGAAATTGTAAGTGGATAAGGAAGGTCGTGAACAGTTACTTTTTCTTTTCGCATATTTGGCTTCTTTCGCGGTTATCTATCCTGGGACTAGGGAAGTTCAGGGGGGGGCGAATGACATTTGTCTGCGCAAGTTTTGATTTGCTTGAGCTTGCTTGTGGGAGTGTTGGTCAGGCGTAGTGTGACCGGCTGGCCAACAGGACAGCCGATTAACAACCGCGAAATACACGAAAGAAGCGAAAGGAGGGGGCTGGAAGTGAGGCCAGAGTTTGGTCTCGCGTCTTACCTTGTAACCGTTCACGGTTGTCTGCAACTTAAGATCGAACCTGAAGCAATGGTTGAAGCTGCCTGGTGGATGAGGAAGGTCGCGAACGACCGACTAAATGCTTCGCAGCGGTGAGCTTGCTTAGTATTACTCCGCGCTGTTGAGCTTGGCTCGGGGCGAGTCGGGTGCAGCAGAGAATGTTGTTGGCAGGAAAATAGCCAGAGCAATTCATCTTCCTGCCCCCATCTTCATGTCAAAACGTCCGCCTGGATGCTTCGAAACCGTTCGCCGTTGTTGTCAACGACTTAAACTCCAACCTGAAGCAACGGTTGAAATTGTAAGTGGATAAGGAAGGTCGTGAACGGTTACACATCCACCAAGGGCCAATGGCATTGCTCCCCCAAGAGCACTTCGATCTCAAGAGATCAGCTGCTCCTCATGCTAGCTCATAACGCGCTAGCTCACAACGCGACCTAAACATGGGCTGAGCCCCGCGCCAAATAGGCTCCCCACACGACTCATCGTTTGCCGCCGTTGCCCGTGAGTTGAGCATGCAGTCGTTCCGAGTCCTCGAGCTTTATCGGGCGAATACTGCTATCAAAATATGCTGCCAGCACACTCTCCCGGCCTGCAAAAACCGCGTCCACCAACCCTTCGCGACTCACTTCAAAATCGGCGGGCTGACTCCACACGACCGATCTATCTTCGGGTGCCACCAGAAAGAAGACCGTGTTCGAGTTTCCATCGGTGATATCCTGAAACTGGAGCAAACGATCATCGTTGCCATCCCAGACACTTCCGTCCGTCAGCACTACTTGCAGACGAGTGTGGCCAGACGGAAGATTGGAATTCCCCACGTCGGCGAACACCGCAGGCATCTTGTCGACCAAAGTACGATTGTGGGGACTGTCCCACGGTTCATTCAAGCGGAACTGCTTGTACAACGCTTCTTCGCCCAGGTAAGGCAATAAAAAGACTCGCCAACTCAACAGCTCACGGCCGCTCTCGTCGACGGTCATCCGAGGTGGACACGCTTCAAAAGCACTGTGAAAATTGTGGAGAGCCATGGCAATCCTCTTCATATTATTGCTGACTTGCATCCGAGGCGTACTAAGTTTTCCAGAATGGAAGAGTGGCCTCAGCAGTTTGTTCAACCATTCTTGATCAATGTCGACCGACAGGGAGGAGTCTACTTGCTTGAGCTCTAGTCCAGCGGATTGCAGCACGGGTTGCAATTCGCTCGTCATCTGTGCTGCCGAAGTTGCATCGCGACAAGCTGCCACGACTGATAGCGAAAACTGCGACCGCATCTCGCACACCAGACTGAGAGCATCAACGTCTCGCATTAACCTGCGTGGCGAAAGTGGAAGCCTCAATTCCGCTGGCAATTGGTCGGGCCATACGTCAACCACGGCATCTTTCACGTCTTGGTTGAAACCTAGCGTGGCGTTCATCGTGGCATCAGAGTAGTCTTGATAGTGCGATCTGAGCCCACTGGCTTGCACATTGGCTTGAGCAACCATTCGTTGCCACGTTTTTGATTGAGCGACGACCACTCCGAGCGGGTGTTGGTGCAGGTGCAGTTCTAGTTCAGGCGGCACCATAGCTAACAACGACTCCACAACCTCCTGCACTCGAGCGGGCTGTGAACTGGGAATAATCAAGGCCGGAAAGGAGTCACTCAGGTCCTGCGTGGCAAGACTGACGTACAGTTCTTCGACTTTTGCATCGCGCAGGGATTGCAGTACACCAGCAAGGAGCACTTGTGCGGACAACATCTGCGGTTTGTTTTGCTCTCCCACAATGGGATTCACAACTTCGAACAATTGCGGGACCTCAATCTTGGCAACGTCGATGCGCAACAACAGGCAGGCGTTGGGATCGAGGAGCGACGTCAGATCCGCGGCTCGCAGAGGGACTGTAGACATACAGAGGAAGGTGATGGCAATCGCGGTTCTTTTTAAGTGATCCATAAGAATTTAAACTCCCAATTCGGTTGTATTGTCTGAACAATGCTCGTCGTTTACGAAGTGTTGAACGCGACTATTCCCTTCGTAGGGAAACAACGGTTTCTGTCTGTTGATCGCCTGGATACAGAGGAAGATTTCGGATGGTCGCTTCGTGTGTCGAGGAGCGGTTGTATTCGAACAATTGCCCAGTCTGTGGATTGATGGGAGCTGGCAACGGCTCCAAGTTCTCAAGTGACACTGGCAGCTCTCTCGCTTGTGCTGCATACGCACGCAGAGCCTCGATAAGCATGGCACGACGATGAATCGTGAAACCTCTGCGGCTAGCGTTTTGAACCGCTTGAATGCTGGGAAGAAGTCCTCCCAACAAAACCTTGCCGGGGCTTAGAAATGCTCGCGGATTAGAAAATTGTGGAAACGACTCCATCATTTCCTCTTCCGCGTTCGGCAGCAGGGCCCATTTGAATACAGCGTCTCGCGATTCGGCAAAGCCGATCCGCGTGCTTTCAAGAACCACCGCCGCGGGCAACATTTCGCCGACCTGCCTGGGATCAATCCCGTGGTCAATCAATTCTTCTCGTCCTTTGTCGGTAAAAAGCAACACCGTTGCTCCAGCCATCAACTCTGCTTGGGGACGTTCTAACTGAGATTCATCCATGAGTACCTCAGGCACAATGGAAACAGCTTGGATCAGTCGTTCGTTGACATCCTCGCGGCCGACGTCGGAGTCCAAGGGCTCCATCAGTGGCCCCAGCTGTTCATTCTGATAAACCAGTTCACCATCCAAGCTGTCGGCAGGATTCCAGTACGAATCTGGGACAGACGCCAAAGCCCAATACAGGTTGGGGCAAGCAGGTTGCTGAACAAGTTCCTCAACCGCAGATAGCATCAGACCGCGGATGGCGATTTCGACCAGTTTGGAAATTACGCTGGGTTTCTGAAATTCGAGAATTTCCGCCAATCGGAAGCCGGTCCCCACGCATTCAATCGCTTCATCAAAACGATCGTTTGCCAGCTCCCATCTCGCTTGAAGAAATAGCAGGCGGGCAAAATGACGATAATCCTGGACTAGGCTAAGATCGATCGCTTCACCAACTTCGGCATCGAGTTCGACATCCTGTCTCAGTTCAATTCGCGCACGTCGAGTTGCTGCACGGACCAATTTGATTACCTGAGCGTTGGCTGCAAGATAGTCGCTCAGGTCGGAATCCAGCAATTCTGCTAAGGGAGCTTCATGCCATTGAGCCGAATTGGCAGTGTACTGCTGCTGCAAGTCCGCGGCGTCGGGAATTTGAAGACTGGCGTATCGAGCGCGGGAAAGAATTTCACCGGCGGAGCCCGGTTGGCGAAGGACCGCTGATTCACGGAAACGATACTTAAGACTCGGCTGGGGTTCAGCTGTCGCGCTGATCGTGAGCAAATGCGGCTCCGCAGCCGCGGCTGGTGCTGGTGCTGGAAATTCGGTTTGATTCGGCTTCCAGATCATGATCTGTGCGTTGCACGGAGCACTGAGCCACAGCATGCAGCAGATAGTAGTACATGCACGTAGGACGCGCCCAAGATTACCGTACTGAAATAACATCGCAACACTCCTAATATTGAATTCTGGCCCCCACACGTTGAACGTGAGTTGCAGCTGCCTTTAGTCGTTTGAAAACCATTCGGTCCAACTGGATGAAAAATTTTTGGAAGACCTGCTAACAGGGCCTGGGACGATTTCGGAAAGCAATTCTGCTCGTGAAGCCAGACGTCTAGCACTCGGCATAGCTGCTCGGGTAGGTTCTGGAACCCAATAAGTCAAAGGGTCTCGCTGGTCGTACACAAACCGAGGAGACGAGTTTGCACCGACCAGCCAGGCCACAGCCGCGTGATTGATTGCGTCGAAACTTGCCGAACTCACAGCAGACGTCTCTTCCAGCGATGAGCTCGTCTTAGCGGAAGCCTCATCGACCGGCATACTGGGATTCTTTGAATCAAACGACATTTGGCTGATCGGTGACTGGTCGTCCACTGGCGATGTCGCCGACCGGTGCGTCCAGAGTCCCGTACAAAACGCTATTCCAACAGTCGCCACCCAAGCATAGCGTTCCCAGGGAATCGTAGTAGCCAGCCTTGGCCGATGTACGCTATTTCCAGTTGCAGCCCGTTTACCAACTCGGGGCGCCAATCCGCTTGTGGGTGTGAACGAGAACTGCTTAAGATTCTCAGCAAAATCGAGCAGTTCTGGGGACGCGTCTTCCCATTCGTTGTTCATATCACTGTTCATCGAGTGGAACTCCACTTAATTCCTGTCGAAGCAAGGTCAGGCCCTGCAGGTAGCTGCGGTGGGTGCTAGACAGCGACTTACCAAGGATAGTCGCGATCTGCTCAAAGGTCATTTCTCCCCAAATTCGCATCGTGATAATCTGCGCTTGCGAATCGGGAATTTTGCATAGTGCGCCGGAAATATCGTCGGTGTCGAACTCCGACTCGGAGACTCCGCCGACCAACCAATTCCTTGCCGCCTTTGCCTGTCGCCCCAATCGCCTGCGTTCACCGCGTTGCCACTGGATGAGGCGGTTGCGCCCTACCGTAACCAACCAAGCAATGGGCACTCCGGCAGCTCATCGAGGCCAGACAAGGCGATGAACGCCTCTTGCACCGCATCATCAATGGGTCCACCATATGAACGCAGGATCAGCACCAGTTTCTCAGAGTATTGAGCCCAAACGCTCTCGATATCTTCGAGGTCTAACATGGTGTCCGTTTAGCAGGTCAAGATTGAGCGTTCAGGAGTTCGAGTTGCGTGGTGGATCTATGATTGTGACGCCAACCGTCTTGGATTTTCCCACGCGGCCGCCCTAAAATCCAAAATTTTTGCCTGCGAGATTTTCGTTCGTGTGACGCGATTCTCAAAGACTCAGCTTTCTCAGCTGCCACCAACCCACGGTGAATAAGAGTAAACTAGAGACGGTAGCAAACATCTATTGAGATCTGCAGAGGCACCGAGTGCTCATTTCCATCCTCCCCAAACTTTTGACTGCCACGTGTAGAACGACCCGATGCATGAGCATCTTGCTGACTTTTTGGGTTGCTAGCGGTCTGCAATATTCAGTTCCTAGCTTGGCTCAGAGCGTAGAGGTAGCCCGGTCGGCCTCGCTGCCAAGGGCGACCGCTGCCGAGCTGCCGCGATGGCGTGGATTCAACTTGTTGGAAAAGTTCCATAAGGATTGGTCCAATCAACCATTCGTTGAAGACGATTTTCGAATGATCCACGAACTGGGATTCAACTTCGTGCGTCTCCCTCTGGACTATCGAATCTGGACCGACCAAGGTGATTGGAATCAGTTTGACGAGTCACAATTGCAGGAAATCGACCGCGCCGTGAACTACGGTCACAAGTATGGAATTCATGTTTGTATTAATTTCCATCGCGCACCGGGCTATACCGTTGCATCACCGCCAGAGCCGACCGATCTGTGGACCGACACAGCAACCCAGGCCGTTTGCAAGCGGCATTGGGCCACGTTTGCGAAGCGTTATCGAGGCATTCCCAACGAACAACTCAGTTTCAACTTGTTCAACGAACCCCCGGAGGATGTGGGAGCAGCCTTCTACACGGTTGTACGCGAAGTGGTAGCCGCGATTCGCGCTGAAGATCCACAGCGTTTGATCATCTCCGATGGACTTGCATGGGGTCTGAAGCCAGTCTACGAGTTCGCGGACCTGAACATTGCTCAGGCTACGCGTGGCTACACGCCGTTCGAGCTTACTCACTACCAGGCTAGCTGGGTGGCCGACGCAGATCGCTTTCCCGTCCCCCAATGGCCCCAGATGAAGGCTTACGGTCTGCTGGTCTCTGAGACCAAGCCCGACATCCCTGCCGATCAACAACGTACTTTGGTGATCAAGGGTACTTTTTCCGCACCGACCTCGATGCGTTTGCGAGTCGGGACGGTCTCCACCCAAGCCGTGTTGGTCGTCACCGCCGACGGCAGCACTATTTTTGAGAAAACGTTTACGCCGGGACCGGGCTTAGGCGAGTGGAAAGAAGCGAGCTACCAAGCCCAATGGGATAACTACCAGAATCTCTACGACCGCGACTACCGAATGAGCGTGCCTGCAGGCACTCAACGCATTGTTGCGAGGGTTGTCGAAGGAGACTGGTTGACTGTCACGGAGTTAGGGTTGAGGAGCGAGGATACCGATGATTCTCGGGAACATAGTATTGCAATCGATCCGCAGTGGGGACAATCCGCCAGCACGATAACCTACTCACCGCAAGCGACCCCAAACGTGTTTCTAACCGAGCAGCTGCACGATCGACAGTGGCTCTACGATTCTACCGTATTGCCCTGGTTTCAGGCCAAGGAAAAAGGGATCGGAGTGGTTGTAGGCGAATTCGGTTGCTTTAACCGTACGCCACATGAGGTAACACTAGCGTGGATGGAAGATGCCTTGGCGAATTGGAAACGGTGCGACATGGGATGGGCGCTCTGGAATTTCCGAGGCTCTTTTGGTGTACTCGACAGCGAACGTACCGACGTGGAGTACGAGAACTTCCAAGGCCATCTGCTGGACCGAAAGATGCTTGAATTGCTTCAGCGATATTGATCCCAACTTCCTTTCCCCCTACCCCCAGAACAAATCATGTTGCGTGCCATCCTAGCAGCGTTCCTTCCCCTAATCACCTCGCTCACCGTTTTCGCGCAGGAGCGGACGCCCACGACGGCCGCGGAGTGTCGATCGTTGCTGGAGAGTTCGATCGTCGACTTCTATTTGCCACACTGCATCGATCAGCAGTTCGGCGGCTACCTGGAGAACGTCAACGACAAGGGGGAATTTCTGGGAGAGGAAAAATTTCTGACCTTGCAAGCGCGGCAGGTCTGGTTCTTTAGTTCCCTGGCCAAGGCCGGTATCCGCACCAAGGAATCGTTAGCGGCAGCCCTCACGGGCTACCAATTCTTGATCCAACACTTTCAGGACCAACGCCACGGCGGCTACTTTACTAAGGTCACCCGTGACGGCAGGCCAATTGACCGAAGAAAACATGTGTATCCACTGTCGTTCGTAATCTACTCCTTGGTAGCCTACTCCGAAGCGTCGGGAGATCCTGAACCGCTCGACCAAGCCATTGCTCTTTTTCAAGTACTCGAAACACACTGCCACGACCAGCAGCATGGGGGTTACACCGAGTTCTTCTATGAAGACTGGCGCGAGATCACCGACGAGAATGAATCGGGATACATCGGGGCGATAGGCACCAAGACCTACAACTCGCACTTGCATCTGCTAGAGGCCTTCACATCGCTATACCGCTCAAGCGGCGATGAAACCGTCCGAGAGCGGCTGTTGGAACTGGTGCAAATCAATACGGTGTCGGTAAAACACCCCAACGTGGCCTGCAACCTAGATGGTTGGAATCCCGATTGGTCCATGATCCGAACGCCCAAGAATCTGCGAGCCAGTTACGGCCACGACGTCG
Coding sequences within it:
- a CDS encoding AGE family epimerase/isomerase, translating into MLRAILAAFLPLITSLTVFAQERTPTTAAECRSLLESSIVDFYLPHCIDQQFGGYLENVNDKGEFLGEEKFLTLQARQVWFFSSLAKAGIRTKESLAAALTGYQFLIQHFQDQRHGGYFTKVTRDGRPIDRRKHVYPLSFVIYSLVAYSEASGDPEPLDQAIALFQVLETHCHDQQHGGYTEFFYEDWREITDENESGYIGAIGTKTYNSHLHLLEAFTSLYRSSGDETVRERLLELVQINTVSVKHPNVACNLDGWNPDWSMIRTPKNLRASYGHDVECVWLVLDAAQALGMPPAMLRGWATGLTDNALEYGFDEEHGGLFYTGPLSKPSDDRKKEWWTQSEALVALLTMQQFTGDRKYREAFDRTFDFVTTYQIASQGGWWATLNPDGSLVEHPSRSSMWHGAYHNGRALLLCEQLLRNAEPTP
- a CDS encoding DUF4129 domain-containing protein, whose product is MTTSRKTIEKQHPTAIDACVVALAPALIIGMIACLAFFLVIAFYRGAYDIRLMYLLGLFTVATVLIARIAIESGRRYAFLFSAPLALVASLAIFRFVHVSGPLAPIGWLLNLGLLALVWYLADRITFDCTLVDDRDASQQEGLLQSLGMLRKDPAQRTTSVNLPAPSNALSTATASKSKSKRRKHNPGVWVLYFALLAFPLFGIGQLAIPEAGPRQAAFYFLVGYLGCALCLLVTTSFLGMRRYLRQKGVEMPAAMNANWLGAGFLGIATILAVASLLPLPGYSLGLVGWPLHFTSAENLQTNRWGWGKEGQTKDSQTEQNAQTTGQDGPPTGSADPEGKGNPEASDQASQDSPKQAGESSDQSSSPSEPSSSSSSSDSPPPSASDTQPSAAEKSSNTQNPREQSSSPDKSPTQATNDGDAPSDDRAARDSNSPAEPQDSASQETPNSPQTDAPQETSRTPDQHTGSSSPLSWPDWMGLDPNLFKWIAIAILAALILLYLITHPGELRKLWQEILRLWGSLFGRGDRAFPADEDPQVEKNFKPRTPPRPFATYVDPFSTSSQRLSPAQIVTHSFAALEAWGAEHGMRRQEEQTAAEFARILSRRAASLGDSPVQAAQFLDRLMFADWQPQIGEVQPLKDLWVKLRKGMPPPQE
- a CDS encoding RNA polymerase sigma factor, with product MPIAWLVTVGRNRLIQWQRGERRRLGRQAKAARNWLVGGVSESEFDTDDISGALCKIPDSQAQIITMRIWGEMTFEQIATILGKSLSSTHRSYLQGLTLLRQELSGVPLDEQ
- a CDS encoding glycoside hydrolase family 5 protein — protein: MSILLTFWVASGLQYSVPSLAQSVEVARSASLPRATAAELPRWRGFNLLEKFHKDWSNQPFVEDDFRMIHELGFNFVRLPLDYRIWTDQGDWNQFDESQLQEIDRAVNYGHKYGIHVCINFHRAPGYTVASPPEPTDLWTDTATQAVCKRHWATFAKRYRGIPNEQLSFNLFNEPPEDVGAAFYTVVREVVAAIRAEDPQRLIISDGLAWGLKPVYEFADLNIAQATRGYTPFELTHYQASWVADADRFPVPQWPQMKAYGLLVSETKPDIPADQQRTLVIKGTFSAPTSMRLRVGTVSTQAVLVVTADGSTIFEKTFTPGPGLGEWKEASYQAQWDNYQNLYDRDYRMSVPAGTQRIVARVVEGDWLTVTELGLRSEDTDDSREHSIAIDPQWGQSASTITYSPQATPNVFLTEQLHDRQWLYDSTVLPWFQAKEKGIGVVVGEFGCFNRTPHEVTLAWMEDALANWKRCDMGWALWNFRGSFGVLDSERTDVEYENFQGHLLDRKMLELLQRY
- a CDS encoding DUF1559 family PulG-like putative transporter, whose product is MDHLKRTAIAITFLCMSTVPLRAADLTSLLDPNACLLLRIDVAKIEVPQLFEVVNPIVGEQNKPQMLSAQVLLAGVLQSLRDAKVEELYVSLATQDLSDSFPALIIPSSQPARVQEVVESLLAMVPPELELHLHQHPLGVVVAQSKTWQRMVAQANVQASGLRSHYQDYSDATMNATLGFNQDVKDAVVDVWPDQLPAELRLPLSPRRLMRDVDALSLVCEMRSQFSLSVVAACRDATSAAQMTSELQPVLQSAGLELKQVDSSLSVDIDQEWLNKLLRPLFHSGKLSTPRMQVSNNMKRIAMALHNFHSAFEACPPRMTVDESGRELLSWRVFLLPYLGEEALYKQFRLNEPWDSPHNRTLVDKMPAVFADVGNSNLPSGHTRLQVVLTDGSVWDGNDDRLLQFQDITDGNSNTVFFLVAPEDRSVVWSQPADFEVSREGLVDAVFAGRESVLAAYFDSSIRPIKLEDSERLHAQLTGNGGKR